The sequence CGCAGGGAGTCTGCGGTGGATGATAGCGCTTGGCCACCTTCGCTCCGTCGCGCTGCTTGGCAGCCAGCTTGAACGAGGGCTGGAAGAAGTTCACAAACAGCCGGGATGCCCCGTAGAGGCGCGTGATCGCTCTGGCTGCCGCCAAGCCCTCGAAGCGTCGATAGCCCAGGAGCTTCCGAACAACCGCCCCATTTTTCTGCTCGATCCACGCTTGGTCGTTCTTACGGTAAGGTCGCGAGCGAGTGAGTTCGATGCCGTGACCAAGGCAATATTCGATCAGCCTGTTGTTGACGAACTCGCTGCCATTGTCCACATCCAGCGCTCTAAGGGCAAAGGGCAAGCCCATGCGGATGCGCTCGAGTGTCTCGACCACGAGGGTGCCTTCTCGGGCCACGATGGGCGCGGCCTCCGTCCATCCGCTCGCGATATCGGTCAGAACCAGGCTGTGAACGTAGCTACCGCGGTTGGCCTCTCCGCAATGAGCGACCAGGTCCATTTCCATGCTGCCGGGAAGCGGCTCGTTCCAGTCGGCAAAGGTGCGCATTTTGATGCGCCGCCGGGGCTCTGGCACAACCCTTGGCTTCTTTTTCGTACGTATGGTGCGCCTTGGCATGGAGCAAGCGGTCGATCGTCGCGGCGCTCATCGACAGGATCTTGTGGCGGATCTCCTCCTCGAGCTTTAGATGTCCATTGCGTTCCAGCGCCGGCAATAGAATGGGCAGTAGAGCCTTGAGCCGCTTGCCGCAAACTCGGTCGGAAGCTTCCCACAGCACAATCAACGCGGCCCGAGCGGCCTCATCATAGAGCGACGGGCGTTGGCGGGTCTGACGGTGCTTCCGCTCCGGGTGGCTGTTCAGGACACGGATTGCGGACTTTTCGTGATATCCCGTCGCCGCGATGAACTCCTCCAAGATCCGGCGCTTGTCCTTGGTCGTTGCGGCCGCATAGCGATCCCTGACCGCATTGGCCAGTTCCATGCGCATGGCATGGGTCATCTTCGTCTTCATGTTGCCTCCCTGGTGGTGAAGGCACCATGGCGACATGCGCCTTCACGGGTAACATTTTAGGTGAGGCAACGAGCCCGCGCGGTAACATTTTCCTTGAGGCAATGCGACAGTCATGGCCGCCGCCAAATCCTGGCGAAGATTGAAGGGACAAAATCAGTTGCCCAAACTGCTCGCGGGTGCCAGGTTCCAGGACGGCATCGAGGCCATCGAAATGAAGCCGCAAAGCGCCGCTTGATCAACCCAGCCACCCAAATTCCGTTATAGCTCTGCTTGACGGCTATCTGGTCCATAACCATGATCCGCCTACCAGCAACATGGTTGTGTGGCGCGGCATGACCGGCTTGCACGACATCGCCTTCGCCATCTCCATTGAATTAAGCCGATGATGTGGGCAATCGGAAGCCACCCCGGATGGCTACAGCGGAGGGCGAGAGCGCCGAACCATGCTCCGGCGGACAGGACATGCACGGCATCGTTGAGCGGATGAACGACGCCTCTCGATCGCTCTGCCATCGATCGCCATCTGCAAAGGTACATCACGACGGAATCTAAGAGTAGCCGACAAGCCGACAGCATCGGCAATTGTCGGCAACCCGACAACTGCTGTCGGGTTTATCAAAGTCGCGACTGGATAGGGCTAGACCCGACGTTCTGCCATACACCATTTAACCCATTGAATGCTTTGCGAACAATTTGTTCTGACGCAATCTTGGCGCAGTTGGCACGATTGTTGAAGCTCCGAAGTGTCGACGCTAGACGAAATGAGATTGGCCGCGCTAACGCGGCCTGCCGACTGCGACTCTTCACCGCGAAACGTCCCATGCAAACCTCTGGGCGGAAGACGGAAAACTGCAATGGACATGCCTACGATGCAGACTCTAATGCCTACCCTGTCCGGTCCGCGCCGGTCATTACGTTTTGGCGACGACAACATAGGCGATGTCATTGCCAAAACCCTGGATAAATTTGCGTCCAACACGGCTGTGCGGACGAACGAGAACGGCGACGTAAGCTATCAGGAATTGGGGATGTCCGCGTCCAGGCTTATGGGGCGCTTCGTGGCTATCGGCATCCGCCCTGGCGATGCGATTATACTTAAATTTCCCCGATCGGTGGATTTGGTCACAGCTATTCTCGCCACCCAAATGCTGGGCGTTGCCTTCGTGCCTGTTGATCCATCGGAGTCCGATCAGCGGTTGGACCACATAATCCGCAACACGAACGCCAAAGCGATCGCTAGTCCAGATCCTAGTGGTTCGATGCGCGTAGAGCCTATTCCGACACGCGATGATATCCACTCAGCGTTCTCAAACATTGCGTACATCATGCACACCTCTGGGAGCACCGGTATCCCGAAAGGGGTGCCGGTCTCCCAGGCAGCTCTCCTGAATTTGGTCGACTGGTATGTCGACATGATCGATTTCTCGGAAGGGATGAGCATCTCCCAACTCACCCGACCCTCATTTGATGTCTCGATCCCGGAGTTCTTCGTGCCATTTGCGACCGGTGGGACAATTGTCTTGCCGACTACGCAACTGCAAGCACAGGTCATTCAAACGGTCGAGTTCCTAGTTCAAAGCGGCACGAACGTCCTTCAGATGGTTCCAACCCTGTTGCGGCGCTTCCTGGGAGCACTTGAACGTCTTCCCTATGTAGCGGAGCGGTTCACGGATCTCAAATATGTTGTCTGCAATGGTGAATCCTTGCCAGACTCGCTTAGGCGACGATTTTACTCGGCTCTTCCTGACGCTACGCTGGTAAACAGCTACGGGCCAACCGAGTGTTGTGTTGCCGTTAGCTATCACTATTGCCGCCGTGGCGACGCAGAACTCCCAATGTTCATCGGTAAACCAGCATGCAACGTTGATTTCTATGTTCTTGACGAAGGCAACTCGGAGGTTGGTTTTGAAGTCGAGGGCGAGCTCTGGGTGGGAGGAGTGCAAACGTCCCAACGTTACGTGGCGGACGAAGCACAGTCGAAACTTCGCTTCGTGCCATTCTTGACGGCTAACGGTGAACAAATGCTGTACCGCACGGGTGACTATGTCGTGGCGTCGGAAGAAAACGGATTGCGGTTTCTCGGACGAAACGATGATCAGATCAAGTACCGAGGAACCCGGCTGGAGAAAGGAGAGATTACCAGCGCCCTCGATAAGACGGGCCTATGCACGGATTCAGCTGTGGTCGTGGTCGATAGAGACGACGACAAGAGCCAGGATCTGGTCTGCATGGTGACGCCCGCGGACGCTGACGTGGAAGAAGTTCATCGGCGACTTTCGGATATCCTGCCGAATGATCGCGTTCCGAGGCTCGTTGTGCCTCTTGTCGGGCTTCCTTTCACAGCTAATGGAAAACTCGACCAGATCGCCCTCCAGAGAATTGCCAAGGAGGCGATCAGGGCGAACATGAACCATGCCACATCTCGGAAGGAACATTCGGCGGGGTCACCGCTAGATCACTTGCTGGAGGCGGTACACGCCGCAAAGGGAAGATGGGCATTTCCCAGCTTAACAGCTCGGGAGTGCGACATAGATTCACTGAACTTCCTCGATATCCAACTCAAGTTGGCCGAAGCCGGCCTCATGTTTGGCGAGGACGTCTATCAAGAGCAAGACCTATCGCTCGAGGAGTGGGCAAGGAGAATTCAACCGGTGGGTCGCAACCAATCTCATGCGAGCACCACGGGCAAGAGCGGGAAGGGTGCCGAATTTAGGGACGAGTTGGAGCAACTTATTGAATACATTGAAAATAAAGCTCCAAGCACGGTTGTACTGCACTCATCGCTTGTAGCTTTAAGGAATATGACCCCCAAAGAGATAACAACCATTCTCCTTGAAGGGATCGAGCGCGTCTCCGCGTCGTCCACCGTTATTCTCCCGGCGTTCACGCCGAGCTACTGTACTACGCAGCGCTTTCATTGGACGGAGACCAGGTCCGAAGCCGGGGTTTTGGCGGATCTTGTGATGCGAGAGCTCCCTGCTGGGCGCACCAAACATCCAGCTTATTCCATGGTCGTGACTGGCCTGAGAGCGCAGGAATTATGCGAAGCCGATTGGTGGAAATGCAGTCCGTTCGGTGACGATTCGATTTTTGGATTGATCAGCCAGCTCGGGGGCTTTGTCATGCGCCTGGGCACACCGGTTGTTACTCATGTGCACCGCTGCGAATTGTTGGCGCAAGTGCCGTACATGAAGACGACCGATATCGAGGGAGTTGTTGATTTCGGGACCGGGCCGCTTGACGCCTCATCACCGGTCTATGTTCGCGATGTCATGGGAAGGCCCGAGTATAGGTTTCTGGCGCGTGATGTCGCTCGCGACGACTATGAGTTGAAGGACGTCATACGTGACTTCGCGCTGGGTGGAACCTACGCAAGGCTAGTCGACGTGAAAGACATGGAGTCCATTTTGGTTCGCGCCATGCGGAATGAGCCATATGGCTTCCTTAGGGAGGAGGGCAGGAACGAGGCACAACGCGCATATCCCCTTGGATAAGTCGCGCAGATAGCTGCCTGATTTTCGAAGTGAACTAATTCGGAGGCTAGACAATGACAACGCGGATATTGGGTGTGGTCCAGCTTGATCAAAGGCGACTGACAGACGATTTGGCTGTCTTAGCGAAGTCCAACTTCTCGAGCGAATATTCGGATTTCGCCTGCGGGCGGTGGGAATTCTGCATGCTCCGCAATCAGTCGGGGAAGCAGGAGGAGCAGAGAGTGGTCGTCCACGAGACCCCAGCGCTGGCGACACCTCTGGGCCAATCCTTACCCTATCTCAATGAATTGTTGGACAATCACTTTGATAGGGACTCTATACGCTACGCGCGGATCATCCGGATATCAGAAAACGCGTGTATAATACCTCACCGTGATTACTTGGAACTAGAAGGGAAATTTATCAGAGTGCACCTAGTTCTAGATACGAATGAAAAGTGTTCCAATACAGAAGAGAATAATATATTCCATATGGGACGAGGTGAGATCTGGTTTCTTGACGCAAGCCTGCCGCACAGCGCGGGATGTTTCTCACCAACTCCACGCTTACATCTAGTGGTCGACATCGAGGGGACTCGTTCCCTGGAAGAGGTTGCAATCAATGTCGAACAGCCGTCGGCAAGGAATGCCACGGTGGATACTCGCAAGGAGTGGACTGATGAAACGCTCGAATCCGTTCTGGGATTTTCGGAGATTATCAGCGAGGCCAATTATCGAGAGATCGTCGCGATTCTGGCGAAGCTCCACTTTTTCCACAAGGTCCACTGCGTGGATATGTATGGCTGGCTTAAGGAAATCTGCCGACGTCGTGGCGAGCCGGCGCTTATAGAAAAGGCCAACTCGCTTGAGCGATTTTATCTCATTGACCGTGCTGCTGGCGAGGTCATGACTTATTGATCGGTGTGACTGAGTTGTCCGTCGGGGGCGAGTAGTTGCTTTCCGCGCACCAAGCCGAGGATTCACGTAGGGCAGTGGTCAATGCCGGGGAAAATATGGCACTGTTTGCTCTGGCTTGCGGGTCGAACGTGTCGGCCGCTCAATCGAAAGTGTCATTTGAGGTGGGTGCTCTCCCGCATGCAAATCGCGAGCACGTTCGTCCAGTCCCTTGTCTGCTTCCGTGAGACGATGATTGAGGCGAAGGTAGTCCGTCCAGGTCGGGGTATGGAATGTCTCTGTCCACTGCATAGGCTTCTGAAGGTTACGCTGGAGCGTCCAGTGCCTCGCACCAACGCGGCTGTGGACATGTCGGCGCTCGCGCATGAGATCGAGGAAAGCCTCAATATTTTTCTCGAGGATCATATACTCGACTTTGACGACGATCGGACCGCTTCTCGGCCTGAGATCGAGTGCAACCGCCGGGGTGTCGAATTCCTCCAAAGGGTCGGGGTCGGAGTCGCGGCGGTCGCGAAGAGGAAACAGGACGCCAACTGCGGCGACGAGCAATAGGGCGCCAGCGGAGCATTCGAGCGCCAAGGTCAGGGAATGGTTCTGGGTCACCGTGCCCCATATCCAGCTGCCCGCCGCGATGCCGCCGTCTATCAAAGCATAGTAGATCGAGATGGTGCGCCCCACGACCCAGCGCGGACTTGCCAGTTGGACGCTCACGCCAAGCCCGGACCATGCGGTGACCCAGCCCGCACCGCCGAAGGCGAGCGCAATTGCTGCCACCGCAATCGAAGAGGTCAGTGCAAGGGAGAGGCAGCATGCCGCGCAAGCGACGCAGGCAAGCCTCATCAGCCGCTCTAGCTGCAAGCTCCGTCTGAGCATGCTGTTGGAGACCCCGGCCAGGACGGCGCCTGTCCCAAAGCCGCCCATCAGGGTGCCATAGGCGATGGGGCCTCCTCCCAGTTGATCCCGGACAACCAGCGGCAGAAGCGCGAGTATCGCGATGCTCGCCAGGCCAAAGAGGGTTCCGCGCGCGATCGACGCCTTGATTTCCGACGACATCGCCGTGAAGCGCAGACCGTCATGGAGCGCAGTCCGCAGCGGTTCGCGCGGGAGAGGCGAAGAGCGAACCTTCCATTTGCTGCGCCATATGGTGCACACAGGTACCAGGTAGCTGAGCGCGGTCACGGCGAACGCCGTCACAAGCCCGAACGAGGCAACGACGAGGCCGCCAAGCGCCGGGCCTACGGTCCGGACAGTGTTGAAGCCGACGGTGAGGAGGGTGACCGCGGCGGGAACGTCGCGTCGGTCGACGATATCGCCAACCGACGCTTGCCAAGCGGGATCGTTGACCGCGCTGCCGCACGCGATCAGGAAGCTGAAGCCGAGGATCATCCATGGGGCGACAAAGCCGAGCGCCACGGAAGTAGCCAGCATCGCAGATGCTATAGCCATAAGGCACCAACCGGCGAACATGACCCTGCGACGGCTGAAGTTGTCGGCGATGGCCCCGACGAAGACAGACAATATGAACGCAGGTAGAGTCGCTGACGCCTGCACCAGCGCAACCATCACATCGGACGTCGAGATCGTTGCCATCAGCCAGCTGATGGCAACGGCCTGCATCAACCAGCCGAGGTTGGCAACCTGTATGGCGAGCCAGATCGAACGAAAGGTCGAATTCCTGAGCGGCGCAAACGCCGCGGGCGAAGTTGCTTCCTGATTTGTGCACGCCACCTTACTCAACTCCCCTCAGTGTTTCTAACGCCAGCTTGGCTCGCATGCACGGGGCCGACACATCCTTCTTCAGTGAATATACATGGCAAGGTTCCAGCCAACAGGACCCGCGCGGCTTCCACAAGGGCGACAGCGCAGAGAAAAGCCGGCGGATTAAAGACGTTTCCTATTCTAAGAAAAGCGGGCCACAGAAAAAGGCTCCACATTCAGGCATGGCTTTCGTTCGAAGAGGAGGTCCCCGACGATTTTGCCGGTTGTTGGCCCCTGTGTCAGTCCAAGATGACCATGACCGAACGCATAGATGATACGCGGGCTCGGGCCAGACCGGCCTATGACTGGGAGGCTATCTGGCGTGGCAGGCCGATGACCGCTCCACTCCACGCCTCCCTCTTCCTTGATGCCCGGAAGATAGAGCTTGGCAAGCGTCACGAGGGCTTTCGAGCGGTTGAAGTTCGGCGCAGCCTTCAATCCGCCAAACTCGGCCGCTCCGCCAATCCGCAAGCCGATCGAGAGCGGCGTCGCCACAAATTTCCGATCTGCGAATATCACTTCCCGTTCCAGGACAACCCCCGGCGAGGCGATCGTGGTGTTGTATCCGCGCTCGCTCTCGAGAAGCACGCGATCCCCCAATTGCTTGGCGAGTTGTGCCGACCAAACGCCCGCTGCGATGACGATCTTTGCTGCCCTCAGTGTCTTGCCGCCGTTTAGCGTAAGCGCCGCACCGTCGGTTCTAGGCTCTACACGGTCAACCTGGTCTTGCAAGATTTCCGCGCCGTTATCGGCAAGCCAGCAGCGCAAAACGTCCACGATCCTCTTCGGATCCGAAACATGCGACCACTGAGGCGTGAAC comes from Mesorhizobium japonicum MAFF 303099 and encodes:
- a CDS encoding AMP-binding protein codes for the protein MPTLSGPRRSLRFGDDNIGDVIAKTLDKFASNTAVRTNENGDVSYQELGMSASRLMGRFVAIGIRPGDAIILKFPRSVDLVTAILATQMLGVAFVPVDPSESDQRLDHIIRNTNAKAIASPDPSGSMRVEPIPTRDDIHSAFSNIAYIMHTSGSTGIPKGVPVSQAALLNLVDWYVDMIDFSEGMSISQLTRPSFDVSIPEFFVPFATGGTIVLPTTQLQAQVIQTVEFLVQSGTNVLQMVPTLLRRFLGALERLPYVAERFTDLKYVVCNGESLPDSLRRRFYSALPDATLVNSYGPTECCVAVSYHYCRRGDAELPMFIGKPACNVDFYVLDEGNSEVGFEVEGELWVGGVQTSQRYVADEAQSKLRFVPFLTANGEQMLYRTGDYVVASEENGLRFLGRNDDQIKYRGTRLEKGEITSALDKTGLCTDSAVVVVDRDDDKSQDLVCMVTPADADVEEVHRRLSDILPNDRVPRLVVPLVGLPFTANGKLDQIALQRIAKEAIRANMNHATSRKEHSAGSPLDHLLEAVHAAKGRWAFPSLTARECDIDSLNFLDIQLKLAEAGLMFGEDVYQEQDLSLEEWARRIQPVGRNQSHASTTGKSGKGAEFRDELEQLIEYIENKAPSTVVLHSSLVALRNMTPKEITTILLEGIERVSASSTVILPAFTPSYCTTQRFHWTETRSEAGVLADLVMRELPAGRTKHPAYSMVVTGLRAQELCEADWWKCSPFGDDSIFGLISQLGGFVMRLGTPVVTHVHRCELLAQVPYMKTTDIEGVVDFGTGPLDASSPVYVRDVMGRPEYRFLARDVARDDYELKDVIRDFALGGTYARLVDVKDMESILVRAMRNEPYGFLREEGRNEAQRAYPLG
- a CDS encoding L-proline cis-4-hydroxylase; this encodes MTTRILGVVQLDQRRLTDDLAVLAKSNFSSEYSDFACGRWEFCMLRNQSGKQEEQRVVVHETPALATPLGQSLPYLNELLDNHFDRDSIRYARIIRISENACIIPHRDYLELEGKFIRVHLVLDTNEKCSNTEENNIFHMGRGEIWFLDASLPHSAGCFSPTPRLHLVVDIEGTRSLEEVAINVEQPSARNATVDTRKEWTDETLESVLGFSEIISEANYREIVAILAKLHFFHKVHCVDMYGWLKEICRRRGEPALIEKANSLERFYLIDRAAGEVMTY
- a CDS encoding MFS transporter, which encodes MACTNQEATSPAAFAPLRNSTFRSIWLAIQVANLGWLMQAVAISWLMATISTSDVMVALVQASATLPAFILSVFVGAIADNFSRRRVMFAGWCLMAIASAMLATSVALGFVAPWMILGFSFLIACGSAVNDPAWQASVGDIVDRRDVPAAVTLLTVGFNTVRTVGPALGGLVVASFGLVTAFAVTALSYLVPVCTIWRSKWKVRSSPLPREPLRTALHDGLRFTAMSSEIKASIARGTLFGLASIAILALLPLVVRDQLGGGPIAYGTLMGGFGTGAVLAGVSNSMLRRSLQLERLMRLACVACAACCLSLALTSSIAVAAIALAFGGAGWVTAWSGLGVSVQLASPRWVVGRTISIYYALIDGGIAAGSWIWGTVTQNHSLTLALECSAGALLLVAAVGVLFPLRDRRDSDPDPLEEFDTPAVALDLRPRSGPIVVKVEYMILEKNIEAFLDLMRERRHVHSRVGARHWTLQRNLQKPMQWTETFHTPTWTDYLRLNHRLTEADKGLDERARDLHAGEHPPQMTLSIERPTRSTRKPEQTVPYFPRH
- a CDS encoding NAD(P)/FAD-dependent oxidoreductase, whose protein sequence is MSVIVVGAGIVGLSVAYEALLSGAAVTIIDRDPEGDKASFGNAGGIAVTEVIPLSVPGLWKKVPFWALDPLGPLAVRIRHTPHLFPWLWRFAKVGSASEVRRISGALAEINSRVYDDLVPLFNKVGLANDLFRKGALTVYESESGLRRDRPEWDAKRALGVESQELSASQVRDMEPALGPIVKNGVFTPQWSHVSDPKRIVDVLRCWLADNGAEILQDQVDRVEPRTDGAALTLNGGKTLRAAKIVIAAGVWSAQLAKQLGDRVLLESERGYNTTIASPGVVLEREVIFADRKFVATPLSIGLRIGGAAEFGGLKAAPNFNRSKALVTLAKLYLPGIKEEGGVEWSGHRPATPDSLPVIGRSGPSPRIIYAFGHGHLGLTQGPTTGKIVGDLLFERKPCLNVEPFSVARFS